CCGGTGCCGAAGCAGGCGAAGAGCGCGAAAACCTGATGCTGCTCGATCAGCCGCTGCGCGTTCTCGGCCGCCTTGTTGGGATCGTAGGCATCGTCGAGCGTGAGCAGCCGGATCCGCCGTCCGTTGATGCCGCCGCGCTCGTTGGTCTGGTTGAAATACAGGTTCGCGCCGGCCAGGTATTCCTTGTTGAGTTCGGCGAGCGGGCCGCTGAGGGCGCCCGTGTGACCCAGCGTGATGGCGTCGGCGTCTACGCCCTGCTGGGCGAAGGCGGCAGGCGCACCGCATGTCGCCGCAACGGCGAGCAGGGACGCGAGTCCGCGGCGAAAGAGCGCGGGCAGACGCAGGGATGTCATCGTTTTCTCCTCTCCGGTTTAGCGTGTGGCGAGGAGCGGCGATCGTTGTTGTTGCTGCCAGCCGCACTGGCGGTGCCGCCGGCAGCGGCTGCGCTCCTCAGCGGCGGAGTATAGCGAAGTCGCCGACCGCGCCGCCGCCCGATAGCCGGATGGCATCGGCGCGGCGACGGGCGTGAGGATCGGGTGGTTTCAGGTGGCGAAGAAGTCGCGCACCTTGTCCATCCAGGACTTGGCCTTCGGGTTGTGCCGTTCGGCGTCGCCCTTCGAGACTTCCTCGAACTCGCGCAGCAACTCCTTCTGGCGCTCGGTGAGGTTCACCGGGGTTTCCACCACCACGTGGCACATCAGGTCGCCGTGCGTGTGCGAACGCACGTTCTTGATGCCCTTGCCGCGCAGGCGGAAGACCTTGCCGCTCTGGGTCTCGGCCGGAATCTTGATCCGTGCCATGCCTTCCAGTGTCGGGATCTCGATCTCGCCGCCCAGCGCCGCGGTGGCGAAGCTGATCGGCATCTCGCAGTGGAGATCGTCGTGGTCGCGTTCGAACACCGGGTGCTGGCGGATGTGGATTTCGACGTAGAGGTCGCCCGGAGGGCCACCGTTCACGCCGGGCTCGCCATGGCCGGAGTGGCGCAGGCGCATGCCTTCGTCGATGCCGGCGGGAATCTTCACTTCCAGCGTCTTCTGCTTCTTCACCCGGCCCGCGCCGCCGCAGTCGCCGCAGGGGTCGGGGATGATGCGCCCGGTGCCGTGACACTTGGGGCAGGTCTGCTGGATGGAGAAGAAACCCTGCTGGATGCGCACCTGGCCGGCGCCGCCGCAGGTGGGGCAGGTCTTCGGCTGGGTGCCGGGCTTGGCGCCGCTGCCGTGGCAGGTGCCGCACTCTTCCACGGTGGGAATGCGGATCGTCTTCTCCGCGCCGCGCGCGGCTTCTTCCAGCGAGATTTCCAGGTTGTAGCGCAGGTCGGCGCCGCGATAGACGTTGGAGCGCCCGCCGCCACCGCCGCGGCCGCCGAACAGGTCGCCGAAGATGTCGCCGAAGGCGTCGGCAAAGCCCTCGAAGCCCTGCCCGCCGCCGCCACCGCCCATCGACGGATCAACCCCGGCGTGACCGTAGCGGTCGTAGGCGGCCTTCTTCTGGGCGTCGGAAAGAACCTCGTAGGCTTCCTTCGCTTCC
Above is a window of Azoarcus olearius DNA encoding:
- the dnaJ gene encoding molecular chaperone DnaJ; amino-acid sequence: MSKRDYYEVLGVNRDAGDDEIKKAYRKLAMKYHPDRNPDSKEAEEKFKEAKEAYEVLSDAQKKAAYDRYGHAGVDPSMGGGGGGQGFEGFADAFGDIFGDLFGGRGGGGGRSNVYRGADLRYNLEISLEEAARGAEKTIRIPTVEECGTCHGSGAKPGTQPKTCPTCGGAGQVRIQQGFFSIQQTCPKCHGTGRIIPDPCGDCGGAGRVKKQKTLEVKIPAGIDEGMRLRHSGHGEPGVNGGPPGDLYVEIHIRQHPVFERDHDDLHCEMPISFATAALGGEIEIPTLEGMARIKIPAETQSGKVFRLRGKGIKNVRSHTHGDLMCHVVVETPVNLTERQKELLREFEEVSKGDAERHNPKAKSWMDKVRDFFAT